The following nucleotide sequence is from Acetivibrio cellulolyticus CD2.
TTTTGTTATTAACCACTGGATACTCCCATGCAAAATGGTCAATCATAATAATAAGATCCGGTTTGAACTCGTTTATTTTATCTAAAATAGATAGACTACTTAACCTATAAATATCTGATTCTTCAATTAATAAATCACATGGTATATTTAAATTAGTACATGCTAATACACAATCTCTTATACAATATTGTAAAAAGGTCGTAAATCTGCTCGTAATAAATAAAATACGTGGCCTCAAATTCTTTAACCTTTCATATAATTTTAATAAATCAAGGTTACTATAGTAATAATCTATTTCTGTTTGAAGTTTAACAATATTGTTTAGTTTATTATTGTGTAATTCCCCCATTTTTTCTAAAACCATTTTGTTCATTTCAATATCAAGTTTATTTCCTTGAATTAGCGAAGGATTTTGTGTTTGGCTGTGTGCAAACCAAGCCTCAACATCATTAATTCCAAATAAAAACACTAATCTTTTCAGGTCAAATATTTCTGCTAGATCAAACAATTGCGCGGAGCATAAAAAAAATTCAAAGTCAGAATAAAATAGATATAAAGGTTTTTTCATACCAGGAATTGGTTCTTTTTGATAGGTTTTTCTTTCATATTCAAGAATTTGCTTATTATTAAACTCATTAATAATTAATACAATATCCCCAGCATTGAATTGTTCCATATTTTCATTTTTTGAATTATTAAAATTTATTACTTTTACAATATTACTATTCTCTTTTTCAAAAACAATGTACCTATTGTCATCCATACACAAGCAATAATATTTTAAATCCTCAAATTCTGGAAATTCTCTCTGTACTTTATATTCGTAATTTTTAAGCTTTTCTATGTTATTTAAATAAGTATCCTTGTTTTTTTGGCAAGTTAATAAATAAAACTCATTAAGTATTTTTCTCTTTGTAGCTTCCTTTAGATAGTCAAGTTTATAGCACTTAATAAAAAAACTTAATGCTTCACTCGAATAATTATACTTAAGCATTAATTGAACAATTTTATATAGTATATCCCCACATTCATCTCCACTTATTACTAACGCTTTATTAAGCAAATTTAAAGCGTTAGTAAAGTTACCTTTTTTATCTTCTTCCTGCGCAAGGTTAACATAACTTTCCCATTCTTCTTTTAGCATAAGCAACCCTCAAGATATTTAAATTTAGTAGTTTTAACATTAGCCATATCCATAAACGTATCTACGTATTGGAAATCTCTATAAGTTTTTTTGACGAGTTAGGATACATTTCAATAAACTTTCCTCCACATTCTATAAATTTAGAATGTGATTTAATTATTTTCATTTCAGTATCTTTTGAGTTTAGAGGAGTTATAAAACAATAGTCAGGCATATCTTCATACAGTTTTTCTGGAGTAAATACAGGTAGAAGAGAACCTGGCATGTATGATCCTG
It contains:
- a CDS encoding glycosyltransferase family protein, with the translated sequence MLKEEWESYVNLAQEEDKKGNFTNALNLLNKALVISGDECGDILYKIVQLMLKYNYSSEALSFFIKCYKLDYLKEATKRKILNEFYLLTCQKNKDTYLNNIEKLKNYEYKVQREFPEFEDLKYYCLCMDDNRYIVFEKENSNIVKVINFNNSKNENMEQFNAGDIVLIINEFNNKQILEYERKTYQKEPIPGMKKPLYLFYSDFEFFLCSAQLFDLAEIFDLKRLVFLFGINDVEAWFAHSQTQNPSLIQGNKLDIEMNKMVLEKMGELHNNKLNNIVKLQTEIDYYYSNLDLLKLYERLKNLRPRILFITSRFTTFLQYCIRDCVLACTNLNIPCDLLIEESDIYRLSSLSILDKINEFKPDLIIMIDHFAWEYPVVNNKIIFITWIQDPLPQIMDVNSPSKLGDLNFIISPYTSYKEFDELGYPEGKIIKYTIPVNHRIYKYYKLNDEEINKYSTDITYIANGGNAYYGYESLITLVSSRDRQENDIIIKRLKDAFSMLYDVCRQGKYAYSNQKYMEILNKCLGGTLLSTLSDKEIEWMLYIFRFEIEYNMHISVPLEWLDESKYKFKLWGKSWSDHPILSKYSMGSASNGEEVSKIYNSSKIGLGLSPYISMHYRYFEVILSNCMYIGRSIPGDIDTSKIKSFFIENKEMLLFDGKDDMFNKIDYCLNNSPKRSEIIELGTASVLEKYTYEGFIRNILEMLVDRLRNIYKFDIEESADQKSFYNLHEQ